One Antiquaquibacter oligotrophicus genomic region harbors:
- a CDS encoding ThuA domain-containing protein → MSLAVPLSLSASAAPAEAAVDFRVLVFSKTAGFRHGSIETGNAAIEALGEANNFEVEVSEDATLFDAVNADGLATYDAIVFNSTTGDFFTPEQQETFENYIRNGGGFAGIHAASDAEYDWPWWNQLVGAYFNGHPVDQTATIKINDRVNPSTEHLTGDSWQRLDEWYNFRNFQTDKVHVLLSLVESSYTGGTNGVEHPISWCQEIEGGRSWYTGMGHTNASFSEQNFLQHILGGIKIAAGVVPSGCSASQSENYEKVVLDENTDNPMALDIVQAGDESGTVFFIERNGRVQRLEAGSHAKSTALTLSVTQGNEDGLLGIVLDPDFDENGWGYFYYSPNTVSQQDGPHNRISRFTYNFATKVFDPASEVAVLKVPTQRNTCCHAGGDMLFDNDGNLILATGDNTNPFESDGYAPIDERAGRQDYDAQRTSGNTNDLRGKIIRITPTDEGGYTIPSGNLFDENADTEGKTRPEIYAMGFRNPFRIGVDPKTNNYLVGEYGPDAGAPSATRGPAGTVEWNIVDEPGNYGWPYVVGVKPYRDYNFATSASGPAFSLTGPTNNSPNNTGLTTLPPVIAPELWMENGLNPTNVPEIGGSGAPMGGPAYDFDPDLESDIKWPEYWDGRALFGEWNQGKMYSFQLNRDAPGDVGSRVVDIDRTMPGIFDPSLPVDQRWNRSMDFEFGPDGALYIIDWGSEFGGSTGDSGVYRIDYIQGSPSPIARAGSDISNGPTAPLTVQFNSDGTRHPLAKDFTIEWDFGDGSPTSTVEDPIHTYMSIGTFQATLTVTDEEGKVAVATVPIIVGNAMPEVTITFPQSGGVFEWGDQIAYEVTVNDPDASGPIDCSRVRVLPALGHDSHNHDFGEQFGCQGSFQTARDAGHGLEANLFWVVNVSYVDDGGLAGTPLTGFAQTVLNPSLMQAEYFDETGRVNGTGGADDGVRVETTSDSAGGGQNLGFIEVGDWFSFEPFNLQGLDSVSMRLAKGFPGAGNFDVRWNSPTGPTIASVPFGPSGDGSQWQVYSDFEADFIEDLPQGTGTIYFVLTEGGANVNWIEYIGDGLPSNERPVIDFEVDTTSGEAPLTVNATVSATDPDAQEGDGPVTFQWNSGTGSGFVPGDASESFVYDTAGQYQLTVRATDARGAYTEESRVITVTDALSGMCFAGRSDGFDGTTLDTARWNSIVRPNQNLVVDDGVLTIPAARSDIHGGGGNTPNIVLQDAPDGSWSATAKINFPARTQWQQSGIVLYENDDNYMKLVMISMSADGNAANRVFQFLKEDDATPVEQNSPNLGAEFPDDYFVRLVSDGTTMTAWYSTDGENYTQVGNGFALSGIENPRIGLLTLGSTSSQTESLPIIDAKYDWFYITPDDTIPAADPNDEFDGTALNSCRWSVVREDPAGYRVQNGALQIDTTANDIYGGEQGVPNFILQPQPGDDWVVETRLDGSDFDRQYHQGGIILYTDDDNYVKLDLVSTNQGGSPVARNLEMRSEIGGVVQEPQPSASAPSNGIVYLRLEKAGTTFTAYSSPDGVTWTPFTQQVSNTAVANARVGLYALGNATQGQVSATAYFDYFRLVGQEPVDETAPTVSGSASGRTVTLTAQDAGSGVASIEYQLPGESAWTTYSAPFAVPGTAEVIVSIRATDVAGNVSTVGTVTVAATENPNPDVTVDRIAGANRYEVAVNISQNAYPETAPVVYVASGANYPDALSAGPAAAHEGGPLLLVQPNAIPAVVSAEIQRLSPDKIVVVGGTASVTADAFYSLSLLADESVRIAGANRYEASRNVAEYAFGSAEFAYLATGEKFPDALSAGGAAGVKDAPVILVQGSATDLDAATGALLEALGTTETRVLGGEASVSAGVFDDIAAITTATRLGGSDRYEAARNINADAFDTAERAFIATGLNFPDALAGSAWAASLGAPLYVAPGTCVTAGVLSDLDSLGVTHVTLLGGEASLTPAVFSLTPCA, encoded by the coding sequence TTGAGCCTTGCAGTACCCCTCTCCCTTTCCGCGTCGGCGGCTCCGGCAGAAGCTGCCGTCGATTTCCGCGTTCTCGTCTTCTCCAAGACCGCGGGGTTCCGCCACGGATCCATCGAAACCGGCAACGCAGCCATCGAGGCCCTCGGCGAGGCCAACAATTTTGAGGTCGAGGTCAGCGAGGACGCGACCCTCTTCGACGCCGTCAACGCCGACGGCCTTGCCACCTACGACGCAATCGTCTTCAACTCCACCACGGGTGACTTCTTCACACCGGAGCAGCAGGAGACCTTCGAGAACTACATCCGTAACGGTGGCGGCTTCGCCGGCATCCACGCGGCCTCCGACGCGGAGTACGACTGGCCGTGGTGGAACCAGCTCGTCGGAGCGTACTTCAACGGGCATCCGGTCGATCAGACGGCGACCATCAAGATCAACGATCGAGTGAACCCGTCGACCGAGCACCTCACCGGCGACTCGTGGCAGCGACTCGACGAGTGGTACAACTTCCGCAACTTCCAGACGGACAAGGTGCACGTGCTCCTGTCGCTCGTGGAGTCCAGCTACACGGGAGGCACCAACGGCGTCGAGCACCCGATCTCCTGGTGCCAGGAGATCGAGGGAGGGCGCTCGTGGTACACGGGCATGGGCCACACGAACGCATCGTTCAGTGAGCAGAACTTCCTGCAGCACATCCTCGGCGGCATCAAGATCGCGGCGGGTGTTGTGCCGTCGGGATGCTCCGCTTCGCAGAGCGAGAACTACGAAAAGGTCGTGCTCGACGAGAACACCGACAACCCCATGGCGCTCGACATCGTGCAGGCCGGCGACGAAAGCGGAACGGTCTTCTTCATCGAGCGCAACGGTCGCGTTCAGCGGCTCGAGGCCGGCTCCCACGCGAAGTCGACCGCGCTTACCCTGAGCGTGACGCAGGGCAACGAGGACGGCCTTCTCGGCATCGTGCTCGACCCCGACTTCGACGAGAACGGGTGGGGTTACTTCTACTACTCGCCGAACACGGTGTCGCAGCAGGATGGCCCCCACAACCGCATCTCGCGTTTCACCTACAACTTCGCGACCAAGGTCTTCGATCCGGCATCCGAAGTCGCGGTCCTCAAGGTTCCGACACAGCGAAACACGTGCTGCCACGCGGGTGGCGACATGCTCTTCGACAACGACGGCAACCTCATCCTCGCGACCGGAGACAACACGAACCCGTTCGAGTCCGACGGTTACGCGCCGATCGACGAGCGTGCTGGACGCCAGGACTACGACGCTCAGCGCACGTCGGGCAACACAAACGACCTGCGCGGAAAGATCATCCGCATCACCCCCACCGATGAAGGTGGATACACGATCCCCTCGGGCAACCTGTTCGATGAGAACGCGGACACCGAGGGCAAGACCCGTCCCGAGATTTACGCGATGGGCTTCCGCAACCCGTTCCGCATCGGTGTCGACCCGAAGACGAACAACTACCTCGTTGGCGAGTACGGACCGGACGCTGGCGCGCCGAGCGCCACTCGCGGGCCGGCAGGAACTGTCGAGTGGAACATCGTCGATGAGCCTGGCAACTACGGCTGGCCTTACGTCGTCGGCGTGAAGCCCTACCGGGACTACAACTTCGCGACCTCGGCGTCCGGACCGGCGTTCAGTCTCACGGGCCCCACCAACAACAGCCCGAACAACACCGGTCTCACCACTCTGCCGCCCGTCATAGCACCGGAGCTGTGGATGGAGAACGGCCTCAACCCGACGAACGTGCCCGAGATCGGTGGAAGCGGTGCGCCCATGGGCGGACCCGCCTACGATTTCGACCCCGACCTCGAGTCCGACATCAAGTGGCCGGAATACTGGGACGGACGCGCACTGTTCGGCGAGTGGAACCAGGGCAAGATGTACTCGTTCCAGCTCAACCGGGACGCACCGGGCGACGTTGGCAGCCGCGTGGTCGACATCGACCGCACGATGCCGGGCATCTTTGACCCGAGCCTGCCGGTGGACCAGCGGTGGAACCGTTCGATGGACTTCGAGTTCGGCCCTGACGGTGCGCTGTACATCATTGACTGGGGTTCGGAGTTCGGCGGGTCGACCGGTGACTCTGGTGTGTACCGGATCGACTACATCCAGGGCAGCCCGTCGCCGATCGCGCGTGCTGGGTCCGACATCTCCAACGGACCGACCGCTCCGCTGACGGTGCAGTTCAACAGCGATGGCACGCGTCATCCGCTGGCCAAAGACTTCACCATCGAGTGGGACTTCGGAGACGGTTCGCCGACCTCGACCGTCGAGGATCCGATCCACACCTACATGTCGATCGGTACCTTCCAGGCGACCCTCACGGTCACGGACGAGGAGGGCAAGGTCGCCGTCGCGACGGTGCCGATCATCGTCGGAAACGCCATGCCCGAGGTGACCATCACCTTCCCGCAGAGCGGCGGCGTGTTCGAGTGGGGCGACCAGATCGCCTACGAGGTGACGGTCAACGACCCTGACGCCAGCGGTCCGATCGATTGCTCTCGCGTTCGTGTGCTTCCCGCACTCGGACACGATTCGCACAACCACGATTTCGGTGAGCAATTCGGATGCCAGGGCAGCTTCCAGACCGCACGTGACGCCGGTCACGGTCTCGAGGCCAACCTCTTCTGGGTGGTCAACGTGAGTTACGTGGACGACGGCGGTCTCGCGGGAACCCCGCTCACGGGCTTCGCTCAGACGGTGCTCAACCCCTCGCTCATGCAGGCCGAGTACTTCGACGAGACCGGCCGAGTGAACGGCACGGGTGGCGCCGACGACGGCGTTCGTGTCGAGACAACGAGCGACTCCGCGGGAGGTGGCCAGAACCTCGGATTCATCGAGGTCGGTGACTGGTTCTCGTTCGAGCCGTTCAACCTCCAGGGTCTCGACTCGGTGTCGATGCGTCTGGCCAAGGGATTCCCCGGAGCAGGCAACTTCGACGTCCGGTGGAACTCGCCAACGGGGCCGACGATCGCGAGTGTGCCATTCGGGCCGAGTGGTGATGGCAGCCAATGGCAGGTCTACTCCGACTTTGAGGCCGACTTCATCGAGGATTTGCCACAGGGCACCGGCACGATTTACTTCGTCCTCACCGAGGGCGGGGCGAACGTGAACTGGATCGAGTACATCGGCGACGGTCTGCCGAGCAACGAGCGACCCGTCATCGACTTCGAGGTTGACACCACGTCGGGTGAAGCACCGCTCACGGTCAACGCGACCGTATCGGCGACCGACCCCGACGCGCAGGAGGGTGACGGGCCGGTGACGTTCCAGTGGAACTCGGGCACGGGCTCCGGATTCGTTCCGGGCGACGCATCCGAGTCCTTCGTCTACGACACCGCTGGGCAGTACCAGCTCACGGTGCGGGCGACGGATGCCCGGGGCGCGTACACCGAGGAGTCGAGGGTGATCACGGTCACTGACGCACTCTCCGGCATGTGCTTTGCGGGACGCTCCGACGGCTTCGACGGCACCACTCTGGACACGGCCCGGTGGAACTCCATCGTGCGACCGAACCAGAACCTCGTAGTCGATGACGGCGTTCTGACCATCCCGGCAGCCCGTTCGGACATCCACGGTGGTGGCGGCAACACGCCGAACATCGTGTTGCAGGACGCTCCGGATGGCAGTTGGAGTGCAACGGCGAAGATCAACTTCCCCGCGCGCACGCAGTGGCAGCAGTCGGGCATCGTGCTCTACGAGAACGACGACAACTACATGAAGCTCGTCATGATCTCCATGAGCGCCGATGGCAACGCGGCCAACCGTGTCTTCCAGTTCCTCAAGGAGGACGACGCGACACCGGTCGAGCAGAACTCGCCGAACCTGGGCGCCGAGTTCCCGGACGACTACTTCGTTCGTCTGGTGAGCGACGGAACGACCATGACGGCGTGGTACTCCACCGATGGGGAGAACTACACGCAGGTTGGCAATGGATTCGCGCTCTCGGGCATCGAGAACCCGCGGATCGGTCTGCTGACGCTCGGGTCGACCTCGTCCCAGACGGAGTCGCTGCCGATCATCGATGCGAAGTACGACTGGTTCTACATCACTCCGGATGACACCATCCCGGCGGCCGACCCGAACGACGAGTTCGACGGCACGGCCCTCAACTCCTGCCGCTGGTCGGTAGTGAGGGAGGACCCGGCTGGTTACCGAGTGCAGAACGGTGCGTTGCAGATCGATACCACCGCGAACGACATCTACGGGGGTGAGCAGGGTGTGCCGAACTTCATCCTGCAGCCGCAACCGGGTGATGACTGGGTGGTAGAGACGAGGCTCGATGGGTCGGACTTCGATCGCCAGTACCACCAGGGCGGAATCATCCTCTACACCGATGATGACAACTACGTGAAGCTCGACCTCGTCTCCACCAACCAGGGTGGCTCGCCTGTCGCGCGCAACCTGGAGATGCGGAGCGAGATCGGTGGTGTGGTCCAGGAGCCGCAGCCGTCGGCGTCGGCACCGTCCAACGGAATCGTGTACCTGCGGTTGGAGAAGGCCGGTACGACCTTCACCGCGTACTCGAGCCCCGATGGTGTGACGTGGACTCCGTTCACGCAGCAGGTGAGCAACACGGCAGTCGCGAACGCTCGCGTCGGCCTGTACGCCCTCGGCAACGCGACGCAGGGCCAGGTTTCGGCGACGGCGTACTTCGACTACTTCCGCCTCGTTGGGCAGGAGCCGGTCGATGAGACGGCGCCGACCGTATCCGGTTCGGCGAGCGGTCGCACGGTGACGCTCACGGCGCAGGACGCCGGAAGCGGTGTCGCGTCGATCGAATACCAGTTGCCGGGCGAGTCCGCATGGACGACCTACTCCGCGCCGTTCGCGGTGCCGGGTACGGCCGAGGTGATCGTCTCGATTCGCGCGACGGATGTTGCGGGCAACGTGAGCACGGTCGGAACGGTCACGGTCGCGGCGACCGAGAATCCGAACCCGGATGTCACGGTCGACCGTATCGCCGGAGCCAACCGGTACGAGGTCGCGGTGAACATCTCGCAGAACGCCTACCCGGAGACGGCACCCGTCGTCTACGTCGCCAGCGGCGCGAATTACCCGGATGCGCTCTCGGCAGGCCCTGCCGCCGCGCACGAGGGTGGCCCGCTCCTGCTGGTGCAGCCGAACGCCATTCCGGCGGTCGTGAGCGCGGAGATCCAGCGACTCAGCCCCGACAAGATCGTGGTGGTCGGTGGTACTGCGTCGGTAACCGCTGATGCGTTCTACTCGCTCTCGCTCCTGGCGGACGAGTCGGTGCGCATCGCAGGGGCCAACCGCTACGAGGCGTCTCGCAATGTCGCCGAGTACGCGTTCGGCTCGGCCGAGTTCGCCTACCTCGCGACGGGTGAGAAGTTCCCCGACGCCCTGAGCGCCGGTGGCGCAGCGGGTGTCAAGGATGCCCCGGTGATCCTCGTTCAGGGATCGGCTACCGACCTCGACGCGGCCACCGGTGCTCTGCTGGAGGCTCTCGGAACGACGGAAACGCGTGTTCTCGGAGGCGAGGCATCCGTGTCCGCCGGGGTGTTCGACGACATCGCGGCCATCACGACGGCGACACGTCTGGGTGGATCCGACCGGTACGAGGCGGCGCGAAACATCAACGCCGACGCGTTCGACACGGCGGAGCGGGCCTTCATTGCCACGGGGCTGAACTTCCCCGACGCACTCGCCGGCTCGGCGTGGGCCGCCTCCCTCGGCGCTCCGCTCTACGTCGCGCCGGGAACGTGTGTCACGGCGGGTGTTCTGTCGGATCTCGATTCGCTCGGTGTCACTCACGTGACGCTGTTGGGCGGGGAGGCGTCGCTGACTCCGGCGGTGTTCTCGCTCACTCCGTGCGCGTGA
- a CDS encoding cell wall-binding repeat-containing protein, whose protein sequence is MKLGSQRVALLTAAAVVATTAMVAAPAYADTTTIYAAPGGSGEACTVSAPCSIEGAQEFVRDFQEAPTGDITVELADGRYEIAEPLEFRAEDGGRDGSTVRWTAASGANPVISGASPVTGWTLHDAEKNIYVADTPVGLDSRNLYVNGVTAQKATYAITNNAHITITETGVQLNDPSLAFLNNLPDQDRIEFESKGDFTNRFSPVVSISGNVATMKQPAWNNNTWGWDTVQYSLLAPSHYWFNNAYEFINEVGEWYLQPDDGKLYYKPAADVDPNNLDIQLPRIELIASVGGTYDEPVQNLEFSGITFTGSSWLEPTSEGYATQQNGSYIKGVYEYRPADAFTSCRRGCELFERARTGWYQQPAAVQVSAAQGVVFDSNTFVNLGSAALGVGNDTNAAYSGVGLGASDITVNGNLFNEVSGQGIFVGGNRPDAHHPSDVRMTNKDIYITNNTVNRVAVDFKDNSGILSTYVTNAQIVNNEVSNVSYDGIDTGYGWGMNDEGGSGEYTNRGYYNWNTRYTTPTTLKDNRVAANIVHHAKGRFSDGGSIYNLSATPGSFIERNYVYNNPGVGLYADEGTRYATYRQNVLQNNSPWYFNNSYGATNTSNNTITGNWYNQGGVSIPNQGSNSITLTGNVQVSGTNWPAGAQQVICEAGVAGEYRTHFNANLFTENSACGGQGGPVQAPYQTSGVSATSSFFAQDGDSFGIRAAGADVWGAGGQTDDDFGAIFKADSVGANSFVSARVDSLNDTNAWAKSGVMIRNDITQPDTSPGYAILAVTRSNGVVFQWDSNGDGRVDQASSASADLYRAIWLKIQRANGQYTAHYSYDGVNYAQIGAAVTLPGAAAVQDGGIFSTSHHVSQSAINVFSDLTIADAVDETAPTVSASVSGRTVTLDAEDAGSGVASIEYQLPGGEWTAYTEPFVVPGTDTVTVSYRATDNDGNVSEVATIDVIPAPDAEVDRIAGANRYEVAVNISQAAYPDTAPVVYIANGQNYPDALSAGPAAAFEGGPLLLVQPDVVPDSVKAEIERLNPSKIVVVGGILSVTEGSFNELAALTDETVRVAGANRYEVSRNLAEYAFDDEVPFVYIATGEKFPDALAAGGAAGTRNAPVVLVPGSAATLDAATSALLTELGTTDTRVLGGEASVTAGVFAGVDALTTAVRLGGADRYQAARTINADAFDSAEHALIATGMNFPDALAGSAWAAAAGAPLFVAPGSCIPSGVLADLADLGVTHLTLLGGEMSLTPEVASLTPCA, encoded by the coding sequence ATGAAGCTAGGTTCACAGAGAGTCGCGCTGCTCACCGCCGCAGCAGTAGTCGCGACCACCGCCATGGTGGCGGCGCCGGCATACGCCGACACCACCACCATCTACGCCGCGCCGGGAGGGTCGGGCGAGGCGTGCACCGTTTCCGCACCGTGCTCCATCGAGGGTGCACAAGAGTTCGTGCGGGACTTCCAAGAAGCCCCGACGGGCGACATCACCGTCGAGCTTGCCGACGGCCGCTACGAGATCGCCGAGCCGCTCGAGTTCCGCGCGGAGGACGGCGGCCGCGACGGCAGTACGGTTCGCTGGACGGCCGCAAGCGGCGCCAACCCCGTCATCAGCGGTGCATCCCCCGTCACCGGGTGGACGCTCCACGACGCCGAAAAGAACATCTACGTCGCCGACACTCCCGTAGGCCTCGACAGCCGCAACCTCTACGTCAACGGCGTGACGGCGCAGAAGGCGACCTACGCCATCACCAACAACGCGCACATCACGATCACCGAGACGGGTGTCCAACTCAATGACCCGTCTCTGGCGTTCCTCAACAACCTTCCCGACCAGGACCGCATCGAGTTCGAGAGCAAGGGTGACTTCACCAACCGCTTCTCACCGGTCGTCAGCATCTCGGGCAACGTCGCGACGATGAAGCAGCCCGCGTGGAACAACAACACGTGGGGTTGGGACACCGTTCAGTATTCGCTTCTGGCACCGTCGCACTACTGGTTCAACAACGCGTACGAGTTCATCAACGAGGTCGGCGAGTGGTACCTGCAGCCCGATGACGGCAAGCTCTACTACAAGCCCGCCGCTGACGTCGACCCCAACAACCTCGACATCCAGCTCCCCCGCATCGAGCTCATCGCGAGCGTGGGTGGAACCTATGACGAGCCCGTGCAGAACCTCGAGTTCAGCGGAATCACCTTTACGGGATCATCGTGGCTCGAGCCGACCTCCGAGGGTTACGCGACCCAGCAGAACGGCTCCTACATCAAGGGTGTCTACGAGTACCGTCCCGCTGACGCGTTCACGAGTTGCCGCCGAGGCTGCGAGCTCTTCGAGCGCGCACGCACCGGGTGGTACCAGCAGCCGGCCGCCGTCCAGGTCTCGGCAGCGCAGGGAGTCGTCTTCGACTCCAACACGTTCGTCAACCTGGGTTCCGCAGCGCTCGGAGTCGGTAACGACACCAACGCCGCGTACTCGGGCGTTGGGCTCGGCGCGAGTGACATCACCGTCAACGGCAACCTCTTCAACGAGGTCAGCGGCCAAGGCATCTTCGTCGGTGGAAACCGACCGGATGCCCACCACCCGAGCGACGTTCGGATGACGAATAAGGACATCTACATCACCAACAACACGGTCAACCGTGTCGCGGTGGACTTCAAGGACAACTCGGGAATCCTCTCGACCTACGTGACCAACGCGCAGATCGTGAACAACGAGGTCTCCAACGTCTCCTACGACGGCATCGACACCGGGTACGGCTGGGGCATGAACGACGAGGGTGGCTCGGGCGAGTACACCAACCGCGGTTACTACAACTGGAACACGCGGTACACGACGCCCACCACACTCAAGGACAACCGCGTCGCGGCCAACATCGTGCATCACGCCAAGGGTCGCTTCAGTGACGGTGGTTCGATCTACAACCTCTCGGCGACCCCGGGATCGTTCATCGAGCGCAACTACGTCTACAACAACCCGGGTGTCGGCCTGTACGCCGATGAGGGAACGCGATACGCGACGTACCGCCAGAACGTGCTGCAGAACAACAGCCCGTGGTACTTCAACAACTCGTACGGCGCGACCAACACGAGCAACAACACGATCACCGGCAACTGGTACAACCAGGGTGGTGTCTCGATCCCCAACCAGGGATCGAACAGCATCACGCTGACCGGCAACGTCCAGGTGAGCGGCACGAACTGGCCGGCTGGCGCACAGCAGGTCATCTGTGAAGCCGGTGTCGCCGGCGAGTACCGCACCCACTTCAACGCCAACCTCTTCACGGAGAACTCGGCATGTGGTGGTCAGGGTGGTCCCGTCCAGGCGCCGTACCAGACCAGTGGTGTGTCTGCGACGAGCTCGTTCTTCGCCCAGGACGGCGACAGCTTCGGCATCCGTGCCGCAGGTGCTGACGTGTGGGGTGCCGGTGGTCAGACCGACGACGACTTCGGTGCGATCTTCAAGGCCGACTCGGTCGGTGCGAACTCGTTCGTGTCGGCACGTGTCGACTCGCTCAACGACACCAACGCGTGGGCAAAGTCCGGTGTGATGATCCGCAACGACATCACCCAGCCCGACACCTCGCCGGGTTACGCGATTCTCGCTGTCACGCGCAGCAACGGTGTCGTGTTCCAGTGGGACTCGAACGGTGACGGTCGTGTCGACCAGGCGTCGAGTGCGAGCGCGGACCTGTATCGCGCGATCTGGCTCAAGATCCAGCGTGCGAACGGTCAGTACACGGCTCACTACTCGTACGACGGTGTGAACTACGCGCAGATCGGTGCGGCGGTGACGCTTCCGGGCGCAGCCGCGGTGCAGGACGGCGGAATCTTCAGCACGTCGCACCACGTGTCGCAGTCCGCGATCAACGTGTTCAGCGATCTGACGATCGCCGATGCGGTGGACGAGACCGCACCGACCGTGTCGGCATCCGTCTCGGGTCGCACCGTGACGCTCGACGCTGAGGATGCCGGAAGCGGCGTCGCCTCGATCGAGTACCAGTTGCCCGGCGGCGAGTGGACGGCTTACACCGAGCCGTTCGTTGTGCCCGGAACGGACACCGTCACGGTGTCGTACCGCGCGACGGACAACGACGGCAATGTGAGCGAGGTCGCGACGATTGACGTGATCCCCGCTCCGGACGCCGAGGTCGACCGCATCGCGGGAGCCAACCGCTACGAGGTTGCCGTCAACATCTCGCAGGCCGCGTACCCTGACACGGCCCCCGTCGTGTACATCGCCAACGGGCAGAACTACCCGGACGCGCTGTCGGCGGGACCCGCCGCGGCATTCGAGGGTGGTCCGCTGCTGCTCGTCCAGCCGGATGTTGTGCCCGACTCGGTCAAGGCCGAGATCGAGCGGCTGAACCCGTCGAAGATCGTTGTGGTCGGCGGCATCCTGTCGGTCACGGAGGGGTCGTTCAACGAGCTCGCGGCTCTGACCGACGAGACGGTGCGTGTCGCCGGTGCCAACCGCTACGAAGTGTCGCGCAACCTCGCGGAGTACGCCTTCGACGACGAGGTGCCGTTCGTGTACATCGCGACCGGGGAGAAGTTCCCCGACGCGCTCGCCGCTGGTGGCGCCGCCGGTACACGCAACGCTCCCGTGGTGCTCGTGCCCGGCTCGGCCGCGACCCTCGACGCCGCGACGTCGGCACTGCTCACGGAGCTCGGCACCACGGACACGCGAGTGCTCGGTGGCGAGGCTTCCGTGACCGCGGGAGTGTTCGCGGGTGTCGACGCGCTCACCACGGCGGTTCGACTCGGTGGCGCCGACCGCTACCAGGCGGCGCGCACCATCAACGCGGACGCGTTCGACTCAGCCGAGCATGCCCTCATCGCGACGGGAATGAACTTCCCCGACGCGCTTGCGGGTTCCGCGTGGGCTGCCGCCGCCGGCGCTCCGCTCTTTGTGGCGCCGGGTTCGTGCATCCCGTCGGGAGTGCTCGCCGATCTCGCCGACCTGGGGGTCACTCACCTGACCCTTCTCGGTGGCGAGATGTCCCTCACCCCGGAGGTGGCGTCGCTCACGCCGTGTGCGTGA